CTCCGCCAGAAGGTCCATGACCTGGACCTGGACGGAGACGTCGAGGGAACTCGTGGCCTCGTCGAGAAGGATGAAGCGGGGGCGGGAGGCGACGGCCCGGGCGATGCAGATCCTCTGGAGCTGACCGCCGCTGAGCTGATGGGGACGGCGGCGGAGAAGATCGCTCGAGAGTCCCACCTTCTCCAGAAGGGCGAGAACCCGCTCCTTCCTGTCTCTTGCGCCGTCGCGGCCTTTTCTCAGCGGCTCGGCGATGATCTCCTCGACGGAGAAGCGGGGGTTGACGGAGGTGACGTAATCCTGGAAGACGACGCTGCAGGGGTGGAAGGAGGCCCCTCGCCCGGTGCCGTAGAGGTTCTTCCCGTCGACGGCGACCTCACCTCTGTCGGGTCGAAGGAGGCCGACGAGGACCCGCCCCAAGGTGCTTTTCCCGCTTCCGCTCTCGCCGACGATTCCCAGGCAGCATCCCTCTTCGAGGGTCATGGAGAGGCCCTGGAGGACGGGGTGCTGGCGGCGGTGGAGAAGCCCTCCCCTGCGGAAGGCGACGTGGATGTCAGAAGCCCGTAGCAGCGGGGGCGAGGAGGGGTTCCTCATGGCGCGATCGCTCCTCTCGGGGGGTCGTCGCCTTTCTGAAGGCGTCGAGCAGCATGAGACGGGTGTCGAAAAGATGGCCGGTCCTCCGCGACCTGGGGGCGGAACAGATCCGCCTCAGGTCTCCCTGTTCGATGACCTCGCCCCTGTCCATGACGAGCAGGTCGTCGGCGATGCGGGCCAGGACGCCCAGGTCATGGGAGATGAAGAGGACCGAACAGCGCCGTTCCCTTCGGACTCGGTCGAACTCCTTGAGGATCTCGTCCTGCGTCACCGTGTCGAGGGCCGTCGTCGGCTCGTCGGCGATGATCAGGTCCGGACCGAGGAGGAGGGCCAGGCCGATCATGACGCGCTGGAGCATGCCGCCGCTCAGCTGGTGAGCGTACTGCCTGAAGACGTCGTCGGGATGGCGGAGACCCATGAGAGTCAGGGCGTCGAGACTGCGTCGTCGTGCCTCGGCAGGGGAGAAGGGGCCGTGCTGGCGGACCGTTTCGACCATCTGGGAGCCGATGGAGAGGAGGGGGTCAAAGGCCGTCATGGGGTTCTGGAGGATCATGGCGATTCCCGATCCCCGGAGCGCGCGCATCTCCTCCCGTCGCAGCGACAGGAGATCGCGGCCCTTGTAGGCGACCGTTCCGCTGACGCGGTACTCCGGGCCGAGAAGGCCCATGACGCTCTTGCAGGTCAGGCTTTTGCCGCTCCCGCTCTCCCCGAGGATCCCCAGGCAGGATCCCTTTCGGAGTTCGAAGGAGACGTCCCGGAGCAGCCTTTTTCCCTCAGTGCCGGAGCGGACCTCGACGGAGAGATTCTTGACGGCAAGCAGCGTTTCCATGGCAGTCTCCTTTCATGCCCTCTTGGGGTCCAGGATGTCTCTCAGGCTGTCGCCCAGGAAGTTGAAGGCCGA
The DNA window shown above is from Aminithiophilus ramosus and carries:
- a CDS encoding ABC transporter ATP-binding protein yields the protein MRNPSSPPLLRASDIHVAFRRGGLLHRRQHPVLQGLSMTLEEGCCLGIVGESGSGKSTLGRVLVGLLRPDRGEVAVDGKNLYGTGRGASFHPCSVVFQDYVTSVNPRFSVEEIIAEPLRKGRDGARDRKERVLALLEKVGLSSDLLRRRPHQLSGGQLQRICIARAVASRPRFILLDEATSSLDVSVQVQVMDLLAELRRDEGLSLLFITHDLTAVTYLCDAVLFMNDGRIVERVDDLSRLHAVGDIHSRRLLDAATPL
- a CDS encoding ABC transporter ATP-binding protein, encoding METLLAVKNLSVEVRSGTEGKRLLRDVSFELRKGSCLGILGESGSGKSLTCKSVMGLLGPEYRVSGTVAYKGRDLLSLRREEMRALRGSGIAMILQNPMTAFDPLLSIGSQMVETVRQHGPFSPAEARRRSLDALTLMGLRHPDDVFRQYAHQLSGGMLQRVMIGLALLLGPDLIIADEPTTALDTVTQDEILKEFDRVRRERRCSVLFISHDLGVLARIADDLLVMDRGEVIEQGDLRRICSAPRSRRTGHLFDTRLMLLDAFRKATTPREERSRHEEPLLAPAATGF